From Triticum urartu cultivar G1812 chromosome 2, Tu2.1, whole genome shotgun sequence, a single genomic window includes:
- the LOC125536831 gene encoding succinate dehydrogenase subunit 3-2, mitochondrial-like, protein MGLVSLSCAARPNCLHFVLSPASNLSPPHRASSFVEPKRYGREAGAVSVAVVSFVPKSSPSFRSALAPRSNAEEGMDKYHSNTRFAPLRDAPFALRGAFGTSNSSFNNMDGLRHSSSIGQAKSYTSSPLGALRQKMPPSGNRSLHTSRPLSAPVANRPLSPHLPLKKPQLSATFSISHRIFGVALGAAIISIPLATRFGVMFEV, encoded by the exons ATGGGCCTAGTTTCCCTCAGCTGCGCTGCCCGGCCCAACTGTCTTCACTTTGTTTTAAGCCCAGCCAGCAATCTATCTCCTCCCCATCGTGCATCTTCCTTCGTCGAACCAAAGCGGTACGGAAGGGAAGCAGGCGCCGTCTCCGTCGCCGTCGTCTCGTTCGTCCCCAAATCTTCACCGAGCTTCCGCTCCGCTCTCGCCCCGCGCAGCAACGCGGAGGAAG GAATGGACAAGTATCACAGCAACACCCGCTTTGCACCCCTTAGAGACGCTCCATTTGCTCTCCGTG GTGCCTTTGGTACCTCCAACTCATCTTTCAACAACATGGATGGCCTTAGACACTCCTCAAGCATTGGGCAAGCAAAGAGCTACACATCTTCTCCCTTAGGAGCTCTGCGACAGAAGATGCCTCCATCTGGAAACCGATCCCTACATACAAGTCGTCCCCTGTCTGCTCCTGTTGCGAACCGCCCACTGTCTCcccatcttcctctgaagaagccACAGCTGAGCGCCACGTTCTCCATCTCACACCGTATATTTGGCGTTGCGCTGGGTGCTGCCATCATATCCATTCCTCTTGCTACCAGGTTTGGCGTCATGTTTGAGGTCTGA